One segment of Anatilimnocola aggregata DNA contains the following:
- the selA gene encoding L-seryl-tRNA(Sec) selenium transferase yields the protein MPTVLGNFPSINELLESPPLKSLVERVNPTRVMSSVRSFVDGMRQDLQTAVSQRQIPSPTALAEQIAQWIIRQEHAGVRAVINATGLVLHPELGSAPLADEAMLALREAAGGYSRATSRNLAGRGSRIEELLQQLTGCEAAVVTNNAALALSLVTKASACGREVLVPRCQLASSADGTRSYELVTAAGGQLRECGSTNHLHADDLSAGASERSAFLFWQQGLAFEVAGNHEVLDVATAIGWANKRSLPVVVDLGFGGLNDCSSFGLLKQPTVKETLQAGATAVIVRGDGLLGGPSCGLIVGRSNFISRLAEHPLFPATAADKLTLAALESTLELYRSGTEGTANTCERSIPLLALLATSADNLKHRCERLAPQLAASPALRAVEVFPGEAFLTGAKLPRERMSTWGLSLQSAQRNASELLAALAATTPAVVARLQGDRVWLDLRCVAPREDQQIVLAVEQLSRAKEAKEPAPV from the coding sequence ATGCCGACCGTGCTGGGAAATTTTCCGTCGATTAACGAATTGCTCGAGAGTCCACCGCTGAAATCGCTCGTCGAACGGGTCAACCCGACGCGAGTCATGAGCAGTGTGCGGTCGTTTGTCGACGGTATGCGGCAAGACCTGCAGACGGCCGTCTCGCAGCGGCAAATCCCTTCGCCCACGGCACTGGCCGAGCAAATTGCGCAGTGGATTATTCGCCAAGAACACGCGGGAGTTCGCGCAGTGATTAATGCGACGGGACTTGTCTTGCATCCTGAGTTGGGCTCCGCGCCGCTGGCTGACGAAGCAATGTTGGCCCTGCGCGAAGCGGCCGGTGGCTACTCGCGGGCTACTAGTCGCAATCTGGCGGGGCGCGGGTCGCGCATCGAAGAACTGCTGCAACAGCTGACCGGTTGCGAAGCGGCGGTCGTGACGAACAATGCGGCGCTGGCCCTGTCTCTGGTGACGAAGGCTTCTGCCTGCGGGCGCGAAGTCTTGGTGCCTCGTTGTCAATTGGCGAGCAGTGCCGATGGCACGCGGTCGTATGAATTGGTAACGGCCGCAGGGGGACAATTGCGCGAGTGCGGCTCGACGAATCATTTGCACGCCGATGATTTGAGTGCCGGCGCTTCTGAACGAAGTGCATTTTTGTTCTGGCAGCAAGGGCTGGCCTTTGAAGTGGCCGGCAATCACGAAGTGCTCGATGTGGCAACTGCCATCGGTTGGGCGAACAAGCGTTCGCTGCCGGTTGTCGTCGACTTGGGATTTGGTGGCTTGAACGATTGCAGTTCGTTCGGCCTGCTCAAGCAACCCACGGTGAAGGAAACGTTGCAAGCCGGTGCTACGGCCGTCATCGTGCGTGGCGATGGATTGCTTGGCGGCCCCTCGTGCGGCCTGATTGTCGGGCGGAGCAACTTCATTTCGCGACTGGCCGAACATCCGCTGTTTCCAGCAACTGCTGCCGACAAGTTGACTCTGGCAGCGCTCGAATCGACCCTGGAACTCTACCGCAGCGGGACGGAGGGAACCGCGAACACCTGCGAGCGGTCGATTCCTCTGCTCGCACTACTGGCCACGTCGGCCGATAACCTGAAGCATCGCTGCGAACGACTCGCGCCGCAGTTGGCGGCATCGCCGGCGTTGAGAGCGGTCGAAGTCTTTCCTGGCGAGGCTTTTCTCACCGGTGCGAAGTTGCCACGCGAGCGCATGAGCACTTGGGGCCTATCGCTGCAAAGCGCACAACGGAATGCCAGCGAGCTGTTGGCTGCCTTGGCTGCCACAACGCCAGCTGTTGTTGCGCGGCTACAGGGCGATCGCGTGTGGCTCGACTTGCGCTGCGTTGCACCGCGCGAGGATCAACAGATCGTGCTGGCAGTGGAACAGCTTTCGCGCGCGAAAGAAGCGAAAGAGCCCGCTCCGGTGTAG
- a CDS encoding zf-HC2 domain-containing protein, giving the protein MNCADFQHQLTAWLASETDDGQASELEAHVSDCADCQALLAGVSHDDPLLRSALTDQAATQRVAQRATAGLVEAKALTSGLDLPWQAWALVLLATAAGYFLALALPLQRRPAKLEMPPVVKVPEIPQVEPPVAHLVAATGRVERFDDVQQDWIAVDPKIKYFACPSDSRLRTTSNVQCELKTEDGSVIRLNDQTEVKLLGSSSIQLNQGQVWCRSPGEASLEVRVASTSQPGSSVALGGPQSTLWCVGPSCVMTGIRESGQVQVVNAAGEIKVSTASGQQQLKPGQVAEISNGQVSTPANHVDPLTSTRWMQPLMLARGPDNAELNERVNTLLALIGRAKISTLYEQEIRALGEHAVLPLVRFIQSPLAASDPMRRSAAMRLTADLAPVWLIPDLIDLLADREAYVRQLAAATLYRLTALNMNCSPDQWQAEPDELQTTALADWRAWWAAHRDQYPTHRLRVTEE; this is encoded by the coding sequence ATGAACTGTGCCGACTTTCAACACCAGCTGACGGCCTGGCTGGCGAGCGAAACGGATGATGGGCAGGCGAGCGAGCTTGAAGCGCATGTGTCGGACTGCGCCGATTGCCAGGCCTTGCTGGCGGGTGTCAGTCACGACGATCCTCTCCTGCGATCGGCCCTCACCGATCAAGCGGCTACCCAGCGCGTGGCCCAGCGTGCAACGGCGGGGCTAGTTGAAGCGAAAGCCCTGACGAGTGGACTAGATCTTCCCTGGCAAGCTTGGGCGCTCGTGCTGCTGGCCACAGCCGCTGGCTACTTCCTCGCCCTCGCGCTGCCGCTCCAGCGCAGGCCCGCGAAACTTGAAATGCCGCCGGTTGTGAAAGTGCCCGAGATACCCCAAGTGGAACCGCCAGTGGCACATCTGGTTGCAGCTACCGGGCGTGTCGAGCGGTTTGATGACGTGCAGCAAGACTGGATCGCAGTCGATCCGAAAATCAAATACTTTGCCTGCCCCAGCGACAGCCGACTGAGGACGACTTCGAACGTGCAATGCGAGCTGAAGACGGAAGACGGCAGCGTGATTCGCTTGAACGACCAGACGGAAGTGAAGTTGCTGGGATCGAGTTCGATTCAACTCAATCAGGGACAAGTCTGGTGTCGTTCGCCGGGCGAAGCTTCGCTGGAAGTGCGCGTGGCGTCTACCAGCCAACCAGGTTCGTCGGTGGCATTGGGTGGCCCGCAGTCCACCCTCTGGTGCGTCGGTCCGTCGTGCGTAATGACAGGCATTCGCGAATCGGGCCAGGTGCAGGTGGTCAATGCTGCTGGCGAAATCAAAGTCAGCACCGCCAGCGGGCAGCAACAGCTTAAACCGGGGCAGGTAGCTGAAATCTCGAACGGCCAGGTGAGCACACCGGCCAACCACGTCGACCCGCTGACCTCCACGCGCTGGATGCAACCGCTGATGCTCGCGCGCGGGCCCGACAATGCCGAACTGAACGAGCGAGTGAATACGCTCCTGGCGCTGATTGGCCGAGCAAAAATATCGACTCTGTACGAGCAAGAGATTCGGGCGCTCGGCGAGCACGCCGTCTTGCCTTTGGTGCGGTTCATTCAGTCGCCACTCGCCGCCAGCGATCCCATGCGCCGGTCGGCCGCCATGCGCCTGACAGCTGACCTCGCCCCTGTCTGGCTGATTCCTGACTTGATCGACCTGCTCGCCGACCGTGAGGCCTATGTGCGGCAGTTGGCGGCGGCAACTCTCTACCGACTTACCGCGCTCAACATGAACTGTTCGCCAGACCAATGGCAGGCCGAGCCCGACGAATTGCAAACAACAGCCCTCGCCGATTGGCGCGCCTGGTGGGCCGCGCATCGTGACCAATACCCCACTCACCGGCTGCGCGTGACGGAGGAGTGA
- a CDS encoding phosphotransferase enzyme family protein, giving the protein MPRMDDSAALTALSIFRGSATKFQLQRLGREGFSGSSVWRVTAPDAESLCLKRWPASHPSPARLPWIHHVLQHARGQGMTFLPEPQITPQGATICDVAGSTWELMTWLPGSADYQQNPSPARLRSAFRTLALFHHATSVFATAYMSQASFARTTPALDERIARWKELQGQIGEISAAVQARPIPAIDDLAQQWLARKSTLPPNDLQQLRAANQLKPFLQPVVRDLWSDHVLFTGDEVTGFIDFGAMRPDTRLTDIARLIGSLAGDNLAERTAALSAYAEIRPLSARERQLVDLLDRTGTLLAGWNWLDWLYVEQREFTSLPAVRGRLTHLLQRIT; this is encoded by the coding sequence ATGCCACGAATGGACGATTCCGCCGCACTTACCGCCCTTAGTATCTTTAGGGGCAGCGCCACAAAATTCCAGTTGCAACGGCTGGGGCGCGAAGGTTTTAGCGGGTCATCCGTGTGGCGGGTCACCGCGCCCGATGCCGAGTCGCTCTGTCTTAAGCGCTGGCCGGCCAGTCATCCGTCTCCTGCCCGATTGCCGTGGATCCATCACGTCTTGCAGCACGCTCGCGGGCAGGGGATGACTTTCCTCCCCGAACCGCAAATCACGCCACAGGGAGCCACCATCTGCGACGTGGCGGGCAGCACCTGGGAACTTATGACCTGGTTGCCGGGCTCGGCCGACTATCAGCAAAACCCGTCGCCGGCGCGACTTCGCTCCGCGTTTCGCACTCTGGCTCTGTTCCACCATGCGACCTCGGTCTTCGCGACTGCCTACATGTCCCAGGCCAGCTTCGCCCGCACGACGCCCGCCCTGGATGAGAGAATTGCCCGCTGGAAGGAACTACAGGGCCAGATTGGCGAAATCAGCGCTGCCGTTCAAGCCAGACCAATCCCCGCCATCGACGACCTGGCTCAGCAATGGCTCGCGCGCAAATCCACCCTGCCGCCGAACGACCTGCAACAGCTCCGCGCGGCCAACCAGCTTAAGCCGTTTCTTCAGCCGGTGGTTCGCGATTTGTGGAGCGATCACGTGCTGTTTACCGGTGACGAAGTGACCGGCTTCATCGATTTTGGTGCCATGCGACCCGATACGCGGCTCACCGACATCGCCCGCCTCATCGGCAGCCTGGCGGGAGACAATCTCGCAGAGCGAACTGCCGCTCTCTCGGCCTACGCAGAGATTCGCCCCCTCAGCGCGCGCGAACGACAACTGGTCGACTTGCTTGACCGCACCGGCACGCTCCTTGCCGGCTGGAATTGGCTCGACTGGTTGTACGTCGAGCAGCGGGAGTTCACTTCGTTACCTGCCGTCCGCGGTCGACTCACTCATTTGCTGCAGCGAATAACGTGA